In a single window of the Marispirochaeta aestuarii genome:
- a CDS encoding Ig-like domain-containing protein — translation MTRYNGKRERGKPPKGILYLYGAAVFFILALLLSTCDLFSPGLGDSVDINAPRLDILSHGNGDYVSGVIQLSGTAEDDQGIKSVRIQGPGIEENATYSSGNWSGSVDTALMDDGEYEFILTALDTTGKSAKISLYLIVDNNPPTVMITSPTSYSTREFNQFFTLKGEAVDTTRVQRVLISLYDQDGTPVITDVLATGTSSWYYPFDSESLGIGSGGPEDYYFVVEAEDFSGNYNPYFYHFDDIVAITNPGQTPPIIEELHAADYKGIPINAGVLASDYTLTRKNTSPGEQLLVTFYQDSDKPYFLEIIPSFDNNAAGNVLGMPQRLSFFAEDDDGIKNDTLEIEIFDSGDNPVESANWEDFTVTGTQWTYETNLPDGEYYYTLYVEDILGKPNELAPNLASFRVSSFAPVVQVTSPTQGSFIGDAGSVTVTAKVTGLGSGEVWLDWDNDGDYELRMNQTGADTFTADLSEGVSVGTAPFDSEIFDLTQNGELPVSVRAGTVGNYGYGNLQLISDIEPPSGNISSPAEDEVINGVFTLRGGAQDVQADGYTGYVRTVYLHVGAAPSNPVFPDDFTDLSQDYTWSYNLDTAVPGDGLYTLSLVVEDAAGNSSSPISRDFEILQSSDLPIISLSNLTVGGAADENPLGRDPSIVGLVEDDDSVDVSTIEIQVDGGAWTPVSKVPSGDRNIASWSHVLSGISQGEHSMQIRVRDIGGNLSILPLTGFIVDYGPPDLSISAPTNNAVFNTDFSIDISAADANGLKLVKIIFNGSEEYVLLEDAAEPYDQLSYDGSYSFSVDAGGDDDGEYTYQVIAVDASDGTTTLDRGVIVDASPPILVIEQPADSTVVNGAAVNVRGTTNDNRSVAGVYADINPVGSSPDTDILDWDFIADGTYTWSFDFSSLELNSSDVPLEYIISVRAVDGAGNISGEYARSVHIDQGSDRPEIGFNDLDKDETTATNNVLTGAVSLVGTIEDDDSIDPGLFFGSAIEISLDGAPWEPVSGPPSSSGRLVAWKHDISALSEGLHRVKLRVRDSQSDGTSGASSIAPEYSTNFNWNIEDSVDQSGIPFILNIGPPSLNILTPAGYSYNNSDVIISGTAVDANGVASVEISLDNGSSWDDLEVTPGTSINWQFNLPVSADGTDDGVYTCRVRALDAYGSEALQNVQFTVDASLPTAAINQPQGSDIVNGSLVFSGTGGDNISLAAAYYNIQESSLPEPDFPEDYTPLGGTYSWNGTFDTSPVSDGDYTLRVVSEDMAGNFSEVSSVVFTVDQESDRPVISFSSINQSGSFSENLLPGAKQVAGTIIDDDKVDVSTIQYRLYEENGTDLVSAISPDWMPISGAPSSDTTLATWLHTFGAGLSDGKYQVILRVADTLDAGAFSAGGYGWSESPMVKIAVDTANPGVTVTAPLNGGYTNDDFVLEGIASDASGVQRVQIQYGTAAPETLYEDSADPYETSVNWSDLYDVDTDAHSDDGILNYSITVTDVYGKITTTDRYISIDTVKPLIESLVLVNNDQTGGGIINGSALIQGAPQDQETLVTAVYLRIDTSLPDAPGPDPTVEGWELLAGTTSINKRFNSTLLTDSVPHAAYLIVEDRAGNRTAPGDYVLSFTPVQAGNAPELSLDTPDGSLLRYSDSISGTIRDDDGVDVDSIEISFDNGSSWYPVSSHSASNSTSVVFSHSLSDPGPGVSERIASYPVQVRAYDTGEDFLDDSQDVDPVSALSTGISLNVDNSEPAASISQISNGVSSSVTLQGIYVNDRFTLTGTASDGVRVAEVRAKLGGEASFAAVTDTGTDFSTWSWNRTGLNIGADSLVVNLEVEDVHGRTTAYSYTLLVDEDPPVVEFLTEPGTYHGELNIRGGASDTVMVSRVYLAHGTTQPSDPAGNDPESDVDYEALGSSYSWSYLLNTRDINNTDSDLTYYVTAIAVDGAGNISAREDLSFVINQGSDRPNISFSNITAGAAAVDNLLESNAKVLGSADDDDGLASLQFAVSEDDINYVPWTPVTTDGSTPVSVSGINLNWQNYVADLGEGIHYIKFRLRDTEYVDLSTPFNEVETPSVAFTIDTGAPALSVIDFEIDNAYAAGTVNKTATAGTLINNSFLMSGTAVDGTVLTDVEISTNGIDFVSVDTLNAPDWSHTVAIPRDGSMDGSLTLYISAVDQFSKSTTISLPVNIDTTEPDIIPTQPAGMDLADPPNVNGTVTLRGSVTEASAVTGFSAVGGISDDVLLSNSGTSLNWVLELDSDLYAGPLYATETVPGSSNIWRFPVDVSASDAAGNLGSEVFQVDIDPDSDKPQLYLTAPAASSSVAGAFIVQGTVSDDDDIQKVTIQVDLDDDGFYTSSLDLDGSGSSGDSDFEDESVPIDLSVTNGSWNILMNQSNELSKASLIAAGYAAADGWIRLRVIPYDVDNTRSGSPNLAGEAREVRIYIDSTAPLIEGQGEALPRPLNGSIVSGPMVELSARFKDDMPLTASRMQISYDGGVSFQSISDAGGSVTDNGLVDGYYEYDLELELDTTAAGGIVPGGNGILQAVLRVTDQTFKQNTLSIQLNVDNTLPTGSFNYKDDLSYIGTPPAEIYSFHGNSTSGGDYLLIGSAEDTGTISGIESVRVYFVKNGNFYNPTTGSTSAVSTADVPDMSGIEQMIPFTEDPSLLIDVDKRSERGLYDDDPADGDDDGFQESLLSKGTYDEWFVYFDTSIFPDGPMDMYTLVYDTAGNYVHQRVSIQIVNNPPEIESIEIDESGTLYSGLFKRTDSVYLKVNASDYEGINPASYTASVRGRRTAPNGLEDSTGVPAVGTTIDISDTGDGTNENDINLDISGWESGVQYTLRIEVLDTDDNLVQRDIELWVNNSDITPPVVEIDDLDQSNVTPLNGHIDEAGFSLNDGGSIIAAIASVSGDREFFVSTDLMGNGTVQPGWTAAFENGEWRGIADFDSGSGEVLLKSALDGTPAGDVTIQAGQADISGVVSFTGTAYDDTVVNDVEISFDSGITWYSVDSLTRIGGDDIAGYDYTWSYTINTADPSESVSWTTAALDQTVMVRATDGPNTGVLTPAGSSSDMNVDVVPYISEINRLTPGLKTNRSRFGRYSVYHNETDIQVVGFNLNPTTAGLYRDPAGSGTPDALTVSNIAPDFTSFELSIGGTSRSGWLGIRVDGVDAVNNVNSNQRSYNSTYGTDGNEADWNDDRYFFLFKVGEYFGPDPESSYSPQHPAMTIHPGTSRLFGAWSSYATSDVFFASGNTDAAAFRSRVYHTYDTAEHIDIAMDATSPTSTGRLALAWLANNSSDGNYSDGHISSFPYERNANFIDGDVDNDGAANLPANTEQWTRSFFDNWYYQGEGLSYDSELFQFSQVRTARYGANVHWAYHDRISNTLKYQYVSTANNDEAELQDWVNIDGTDTDTDGGENNRMVTGGIARTTDAGEFLSLALDEDYYPVIVYYDNIGKTLRLARTGSTAPQDDENQWTRQEVFLPDDPNKDFNGKHISAVVDDQGYLHISFWSDDTGYLYYIKSDNNPENGGAYSFGYSQIVDDTGTAGIYSDISLNRAPGTDEPYIAYLNSARMNTRDGIKLAFYDAVKGGWEYVVIANNTIVTEKRVSIEYVRGGSPDWQAAFGYASADRFELNYLMPEVP, via the coding sequence ATGACCAGGTACAACGGAAAAAGAGAAAGAGGGAAACCCCCGAAAGGAATACTATACCTTTACGGTGCGGCGGTTTTTTTTATTCTGGCCCTTCTGTTGAGTACCTGTGATCTATTCTCACCCGGTCTTGGTGATTCCGTTGACATTAACGCGCCGCGCCTGGATATCCTCAGCCATGGAAACGGGGATTACGTATCCGGGGTGATCCAGCTTTCCGGTACTGCAGAGGACGATCAGGGTATCAAGTCAGTACGCATTCAGGGACCCGGTATTGAAGAGAATGCTACCTACAGCAGCGGAAACTGGTCGGGCAGTGTGGATACCGCTTTGATGGACGATGGCGAGTATGAGTTTATACTGACAGCCCTTGATACCACCGGAAAATCCGCCAAAATCAGTCTTTATCTAATTGTCGATAACAATCCTCCCACTGTCATGATTACCTCCCCGACAAGCTACAGTACCCGGGAGTTCAACCAGTTCTTTACCCTGAAAGGCGAAGCGGTGGATACAACCCGGGTACAGCGGGTTCTGATTTCCCTCTATGATCAGGACGGAACACCGGTTATTACCGACGTACTGGCTACCGGAACCTCGAGCTGGTACTATCCCTTCGATTCGGAGAGCCTCGGGATCGGTTCCGGAGGACCCGAGGATTACTATTTTGTAGTGGAGGCCGAGGATTTCAGCGGAAACTATAACCCCTATTTTTATCATTTTGACGACATTGTCGCCATAACCAACCCTGGCCAGACACCTCCGATAATCGAGGAACTGCATGCCGCGGATTACAAGGGAATCCCCATTAATGCAGGGGTGCTCGCCTCGGATTATACCCTGACACGGAAAAACACAAGCCCCGGCGAACAGCTTCTGGTTACCTTTTACCAGGACTCGGACAAGCCGTACTTTCTGGAAATTATCCCGAGTTTTGACAATAATGCCGCCGGCAACGTTCTGGGTATGCCCCAGCGCCTGAGCTTTTTTGCCGAGGACGATGACGGTATCAAAAACGATACCCTGGAAATAGAAATCTTCGATTCCGGTGACAATCCTGTGGAAAGTGCAAACTGGGAAGACTTTACCGTTACGGGTACCCAGTGGACTTACGAGACCAATCTTCCCGATGGGGAATACTACTACACCCTCTACGTCGAGGACATTCTCGGCAAGCCAAACGAACTTGCTCCCAACCTGGCCAGTTTCCGGGTCAGTTCCTTCGCACCGGTGGTTCAGGTAACGTCTCCCACCCAGGGCAGTTTTATCGGGGATGCGGGATCTGTGACCGTTACAGCCAAGGTTACCGGGCTGGGAAGCGGCGAAGTGTGGCTCGACTGGGACAATGACGGGGATTATGAGCTCCGGATGAATCAGACCGGGGCGGATACCTTTACGGCGGACCTTTCCGAAGGCGTCAGCGTCGGGACGGCACCTTTCGATTCAGAAATCTTTGACCTTACACAGAACGGCGAGCTGCCCGTCAGCGTACGAGCCGGGACGGTCGGCAATTACGGTTATGGAAACCTTCAGCTGATCAGTGACATCGAGCCCCCTTCCGGGAACATAAGCAGCCCCGCCGAGGACGAGGTCATCAACGGTGTCTTTACCCTGCGGGGAGGAGCCCAGGATGTTCAAGCCGACGGCTACACCGGTTATGTCAGGACTGTATACCTGCACGTTGGGGCAGCCCCGTCGAATCCTGTTTTTCCCGATGACTTTACCGATCTGTCCCAGGATTATACATGGTCCTATAATCTCGACACAGCTGTTCCCGGGGACGGCCTGTACACCCTGAGCCTTGTTGTTGAAGACGCCGCCGGAAATTCAAGCAGCCCTATCAGCCGGGATTTTGAAATTCTTCAATCCTCGGATCTGCCGATTATCAGCCTCTCCAATCTGACTGTCGGCGGCGCGGCGGATGAAAATCCCCTGGGCCGGGATCCCAGCATTGTAGGTCTCGTCGAAGACGACGATAGTGTTGATGTCTCGACCATAGAGATACAGGTTGACGGGGGAGCCTGGACGCCTGTAAGCAAGGTGCCCTCAGGAGACAGAAACATTGCGAGCTGGAGTCATGTACTAAGCGGTATAAGCCAGGGCGAGCACAGCATGCAGATACGGGTCCGTGACATCGGCGGCAACCTCAGTATTCTGCCCCTGACGGGATTTATTGTCGATTATGGTCCTCCGGATCTGAGCATAAGCGCCCCGACCAACAACGCGGTTTTCAATACCGACTTTAGCATCGATATTTCCGCCGCTGACGCCAACGGACTCAAGCTGGTAAAGATAATCTTCAACGGGAGCGAGGAGTATGTCCTGCTGGAGGACGCAGCCGAGCCCTACGATCAACTGAGTTATGACGGGAGCTACTCCTTTTCCGTTGATGCAGGCGGGGATGACGACGGCGAGTATACCTATCAGGTAATAGCCGTGGATGCCAGCGACGGTACCACCACGCTGGATCGGGGTGTTATAGTCGATGCCAGTCCTCCGATCCTGGTGATCGAACAGCCTGCGGACTCCACAGTCGTCAACGGTGCTGCAGTGAATGTCCGGGGTACCACCAACGATAACCGCAGTGTGGCAGGAGTATACGCGGACATTAATCCCGTCGGATCCTCCCCCGACACGGATATTCTGGACTGGGATTTTATCGCCGACGGAACCTATACCTGGAGCTTTGATTTCAGCAGTCTCGAGCTGAACAGCAGTGATGTCCCCCTGGAATATATCATCTCGGTACGGGCAGTTGACGGCGCAGGTAATATTTCTGGCGAGTACGCCAGATCCGTCCATATTGACCAGGGCAGCGATCGGCCCGAAATAGGTTTCAACGATCTGGATAAAGACGAAACCACCGCGACAAACAATGTCCTGACCGGAGCGGTAAGCCTGGTAGGGACTATCGAGGATGACGATTCCATCGATCCGGGCCTTTTTTTCGGTTCCGCCATCGAAATAAGCCTGGACGGTGCCCCCTGGGAGCCCGTATCCGGTCCGCCTTCTTCATCGGGCAGGCTGGTTGCCTGGAAACACGATATCTCTGCCCTCTCAGAAGGTCTGCACCGGGTAAAACTCAGGGTCCGGGACAGCCAGTCCGACGGAACATCAGGTGCATCCAGTATTGCCCCCGAATATTCAACGAACTTCAACTGGAACATTGAGGATTCCGTCGACCAGTCGGGAATCCCCTTTATTCTCAACATCGGACCGCCCTCCTTGAACATCCTGACACCTGCCGGTTACAGCTACAACAACAGCGATGTCATCATTTCCGGTACGGCTGTGGATGCCAATGGGGTTGCTTCCGTGGAAATCAGTCTGGATAACGGGAGCAGCTGGGACGATCTGGAAGTGACCCCGGGAACTTCGATCAACTGGCAATTTAACCTGCCAGTCAGCGCCGACGGGACTGATGACGGCGTATACACCTGCCGCGTTCGCGCCCTCGATGCCTATGGTTCAGAAGCCCTGCAGAACGTCCAGTTCACCGTTGATGCGAGTCTTCCCACAGCAGCTATAAATCAGCCCCAGGGAAGCGATATCGTCAACGGTTCCCTCGTATTCAGCGGCACGGGGGGGGACAATATTTCCCTGGCCGCCGCATACTATAATATTCAGGAGAGCAGTCTGCCCGAGCCGGACTTCCCTGAGGATTACACTCCCCTGGGCGGTACCTATTCCTGGAACGGGACTTTCGATACAAGCCCGGTTAGCGACGGTGATTATACCCTGCGGGTCGTTTCCGAGGACATGGCGGGCAATTTCAGTGAAGTCAGCAGTGTTGTTTTTACTGTGGATCAGGAATCGGATCGTCCGGTAATCAGCTTCTCATCCATAAACCAGAGCGGCAGTTTCAGTGAAAATCTGCTCCCCGGGGCAAAACAGGTGGCGGGAACGATTATAGATGACGACAAAGTGGATGTTTCGACCATACAGTACCGCCTGTACGAGGAAAACGGAACAGATCTGGTCAGTGCTATAAGCCCGGACTGGATGCCGATTTCCGGTGCGCCCTCCTCGGACACGACGCTGGCCACCTGGCTGCACACCTTTGGAGCAGGTCTTTCGGACGGGAAATATCAGGTGATCCTGCGGGTAGCTGATACTCTTGATGCCGGTGCCTTCTCCGCCGGGGGCTACGGCTGGTCCGAGTCTCCCATGGTTAAGATTGCCGTGGATACCGCGAATCCCGGCGTTACCGTGACAGCGCCCCTTAACGGCGGGTATACCAACGATGATTTTGTCCTGGAAGGGATCGCCTCCGATGCGAGCGGTGTACAGCGCGTTCAGATACAGTACGGAACTGCCGCCCCTGAGACCCTCTACGAGGACAGCGCAGATCCTTATGAAACCAGCGTAAACTGGAGCGATCTGTACGACGTGGATACTGATGCTCACAGTGATGACGGAATTCTGAATTACAGTATTACCGTAACCGATGTCTACGGTAAAATCACTACCACGGACCGTTACATAAGCATCGATACGGTAAAACCTCTCATCGAATCCCTGGTACTGGTAAACAACGATCAGACCGGCGGCGGTATTATCAACGGTTCCGCCCTTATTCAGGGTGCGCCTCAGGATCAGGAGACCCTGGTTACCGCTGTATATCTGCGCATCGACACCTCTCTGCCCGATGCCCCGGGACCTGATCCGACCGTCGAAGGCTGGGAGCTGCTGGCGGGGACAACGAGCATTAACAAGCGCTTCAACTCCACGCTCCTCACGGATTCTGTCCCCCATGCAGCCTATCTTATTGTTGAAGACCGGGCGGGTAACAGGACCGCTCCCGGGGACTATGTCCTCAGTTTTACCCCCGTACAGGCCGGAAACGCCCCGGAGCTGAGCCTCGATACCCCTGACGGATCCCTGCTGCGCTATTCGGATTCCATCAGCGGTACAATACGGGACGACGACGGAGTGGACGTGGACAGTATCGAGATCTCCTTCGACAACGGCTCATCCTGGTACCCTGTAAGCAGCCACTCTGCTTCAAACTCAACCAGCGTCGTATTCAGTCATTCCCTGAGTGATCCCGGCCCCGGCGTTAGCGAAAGAATTGCGTCCTATCCTGTTCAGGTACGGGCTTACGATACGGGTGAGGATTTCCTTGATGACTCCCAGGATGTCGATCCGGTATCGGCTTTATCGACCGGTATAAGTCTGAATGTTGACAACAGCGAACCGGCAGCTTCGATAAGCCAGATCAGTAACGGAGTATCCAGCTCTGTGACTCTTCAGGGAATCTATGTGAATGACCGCTTCACCCTGACCGGTACTGCCTCGGACGGTGTCCGGGTAGCTGAAGTCCGGGCAAAACTGGGAGGCGAAGCCTCCTTTGCGGCGGTTACGGATACCGGAACCGATTTCAGTACCTGGTCATGGAACCGGACTGGCCTGAACATCGGAGCTGATTCCCTTGTGGTAAACCTCGAAGTGGAGGATGTTCACGGCCGGACAACAGCCTATTCCTATACTTTGCTGGTGGATGAGGATCCGCCGGTGGTTGAGTTTCTTACAGAACCGGGGACATACCACGGTGAGCTCAATATCCGCGGAGGAGCATCGGATACTGTCATGGTGTCCAGGGTTTATCTGGCCCACGGTACTACCCAGCCGTCAGATCCTGCAGGAAATGATCCGGAGAGTGACGTCGATTATGAAGCCCTCGGCTCCTCGTACAGCTGGTCCTATCTCCTGAATACCAGGGATATCAACAACACCGATTCCGACCTGACCTATTACGTCACAGCCATTGCCGTGGACGGGGCCGGGAATATTTCCGCCCGGGAGGACCTTAGTTTTGTCATTAACCAGGGTTCCGACCGACCGAATATCTCCTTCTCCAACATAACGGCGGGAGCCGCGGCGGTTGATAACCTGCTCGAATCCAACGCGAAGGTTCTGGGCTCCGCGGACGATGACGACGGCCTTGCGAGCCTGCAGTTCGCTGTATCGGAAGACGATATAAACTACGTCCCCTGGACCCCTGTTACCACCGACGGATCGACCCCTGTGTCGGTGAGCGGAATTAACCTCAACTGGCAGAATTATGTCGCAGACCTGGGGGAGGGCATTCACTATATAAAGTTCCGCCTGCGGGACACCGAGTATGTGGACCTTTCGACCCCCTTTAACGAGGTGGAAACTCCGTCGGTGGCCTTTACCATCGATACCGGCGCACCGGCCCTCAGCGTGATCGATTTTGAAATCGACAACGCCTATGCAGCGGGCACTGTGAATAAGACTGCGACGGCGGGGACTCTGATCAACAACAGCTTTCTGATGTCGGGTACGGCTGTGGACGGCACTGTCCTGACGGATGTTGAAATCAGTACCAACGGAATCGATTTTGTCTCCGTGGATACACTGAATGCCCCGGACTGGTCCCACACAGTGGCGATTCCGCGGGACGGATCCATGGACGGTTCTCTCACCCTATACATAAGCGCAGTCGACCAGTTCAGCAAATCAACGACGATCAGTCTCCCGGTAAATATTGACACCACCGAACCCGACATTATTCCCACCCAGCCTGCGGGTATGGATCTTGCTGATCCGCCCAATGTAAACGGGACCGTAACCCTGCGGGGTTCGGTTACGGAAGCGAGTGCTGTTACCGGTTTTTCCGCCGTGGGCGGCATATCCGATGATGTTCTCCTGAGCAACAGCGGCACCAGTCTCAACTGGGTACTGGAGCTCGACAGCGATCTGTACGCCGGCCCCTTGTACGCCACTGAAACGGTACCGGGAAGCAGCAATATCTGGCGTTTCCCTGTGGATGTCAGTGCAAGCGACGCAGCAGGCAACCTGGGGTCCGAGGTATTCCAGGTTGATATCGATCCCGACAGCGATAAGCCTCAGCTCTACCTGACCGCCCCCGCCGCCTCTTCGAGCGTAGCCGGAGCCTTCATTGTACAGGGTACGGTCAGCGATGACGACGACATACAGAAGGTCACAATCCAGGTTGATCTGGATGATGACGGATTCTATACCTCCAGTTTAGACCTGGACGGAAGCGGAAGTAGCGGGGATTCGGATTTCGAGGATGAATCGGTCCCCATCGACTTGAGCGTGACCAACGGTTCCTGGAACATCCTGATGAACCAGTCCAACGAACTCAGCAAGGCCAGCCTGATTGCCGCAGGGTATGCCGCTGCGGACGGGTGGATACGCCTCAGGGTAATACCCTACGATGTTGACAACACCCGCTCCGGAAGCCCCAACCTGGCCGGGGAGGCCAGGGAGGTCAGAATCTATATCGACTCGACGGCTCCCCTTATCGAAGGGCAGGGAGAAGCCCTGCCGAGGCCCCTTAACGGTTCCATAGTATCCGGACCGATGGTCGAGCTCTCGGCACGTTTCAAGGATGACATGCCCCTGACAGCTTCGCGCATGCAGATCAGCTATGATGGTGGCGTCAGTTTCCAGAGCATCAGCGATGCCGGGGGTTCGGTTACCGATAACGGGCTTGTGGACGGATACTACGAATATGACCTGGAACTTGAACTGGATACCACTGCCGCAGGAGGCATCGTTCCGGGAGGAAACGGTATACTCCAGGCGGTATTGCGGGTTACGGACCAGACCTTCAAGCAGAACACCCTGTCCATCCAGCTCAATGTGGACAACACTCTGCCAACGGGCAGCTTCAATTACAAGGACGACCTCTCCTACATTGGAACACCCCCCGCAGAAATCTACAGCTTTCACGGGAACAGTACATCGGGAGGAGATTACCTCCTGATCGGAAGCGCGGAAGACACAGGAACGATCAGCGGAATTGAATCTGTACGGGTCTACTTTGTAAAGAACGGAAACTTCTATAATCCCACGACAGGAAGCACCAGCGCAGTCAGCACCGCCGACGTACCCGACATGAGCGGTATTGAACAGATGATACCCTTTACCGAGGATCCGTCCCTTCTGATCGACGTCGACAAACGATCGGAAAGAGGCTTGTACGACGACGATCCGGCGGACGGCGATGACGACGGATTCCAGGAAAGCCTGCTTTCCAAGGGAACCTACGATGAATGGTTTGTCTATTTTGATACGAGCATATTTCCAGACGGTCCCATGGACATGTACACCCTGGTCTATGATACGGCGGGCAATTATGTACATCAAAGGGTTTCAATCCAGATCGTGAATAATCCGCCGGAAATTGAAAGCATCGAAATAGATGAATCGGGTACCCTGTATTCAGGGCTCTTCAAGCGCACTGATTCCGTATATCTCAAGGTAAATGCCAGTGATTACGAAGGAATAAACCCTGCTTCCTATACCGCCAGCGTAAGAGGGCGCCGGACGGCTCCCAACGGCCTTGAAGACAGTACGGGTGTACCGGCGGTGGGTACTACTATCGATATCTCCGATACCGGGGACGGTACGAACGAGAACGATATAAACCTGGATATCTCCGGCTGGGAATCCGGTGTCCAGTACACCCTGAGAATCGAGGTGCTGGATACCGACGATAACCTGGTTCAGAGAGATATTGAATTATGGGTCAACAACAGCGATATTACACCTCCTGTTGTGGAGATCGATGATCTTGATCAAAGTAATGTTACCCCATTGAACGGACATATTGATGAGGCGGGATTCAGCCTGAATGACGGCGGCAGTATTATCGCGGCCATCGCCTCTGTTTCCGGGGACAGGGAATTCTTTGTATCGACGGACCTTATGGGCAACGGAACGGTACAGCCCGGATGGACCGCAGCCTTCGAAAACGGAGAGTGGCGAGGTATCGCGGACTTCGATTCGGGCAGCGGCGAGGTACTGCTGAAATCAGCCCTTGATGGGACTCCCGCAGGGGACGTAACTATTCAGGCCGGTCAGGCGGACATCTCCGGCGTGGTAAGCTTTACCGGAACCGCCTACGACGACACTGTCGTCAATGACGTGGAAATCAGCTTCGACTCCGGAATTACCTGGTATTCCGTCGATTCCCTTACCCGGATCGGGGGCGATGATATCGCCGGTTACGATTACACCTGGAGTTATACAATCAACACCGCGGATCCCTCCGAATCGGTATCCTGGACCACCGCGGCTCTGGATCAGACCGTTATGGTACGCGCCACCGACGGGCCGAACACCGGCGTACTGACTCCCGCGGGATCAAGTTCGGATATGAACGTGGATGTAGTCCCCTACATAAGCGAGATCAACCGGCTCACCCCCGGACTCAAGACCAACCGATCAAGATTCGGCCGGTATTCGGTGTATCACAATGAAACTGATATACAGGTAGTGGGCTTCAACCTGAATCCCACTACTGCGGGTCTGTACCGGGATCCCGCCGGGAGCGGTACCCCTGATGCATTGACGGTGAGTAATATTGCCCCCGATTTTACCAGCTTCGAATTATCCATCGGCGGAACCAGCAGAAGCGGCTGGCTGGGTATACGGGTGGATGGTGTCGATGCCGTCAACAATGTCAACAGCAATCAGCGCAGCTACAACAGCACCTACGGTACCGACGGCAATGAAGCCGACTGGAACGACGACCGCTACTTCTTCCTGTTCAAGGTTGGAGAATACTTCGGACCCGATCCGGAAAGTTCCTACAGCCCCCAGCATCCGGCCATGACGATTCATCCGGGTACTTCCAGGCTCTTCGGTGCCTGGTCCAGCTACGCGACCTCTGACGTATTCTTTGCCTCCGGCAATACCGATGCAGCCGCCTTCCGCAGCCGCGTTTATCACACCTATGACACGGCGGAACACATCGACATCGCCATGGATGCGACATCACCAACAAGCACCGGCCGTCTTGCCCTGGCCTGGCTGGCAAATAATTCATCGGATGGAAACTACAGCGACGGGCATATCAGTTCCTTCCCCTACGAACGGAACGCCAACTTCATAGACGGCGACGTTGATAATGACGGGGCCGCAAATCTTCCGGCAAATACGGAACAGTGGACCCGCAGCTTCTTTGACAACTGGTACTATCAGGGTGAGGGTCTGAGTTACGACAGCGAGCTCTTCCAGTTCTCCCAGGTGCGGACGGCACGGTACGGCGCCAATGTGCATTGGGCATACCACGATAGAATTTCCAACACCCTGAAGTATCAGTACGTATCTACTGCAAACAACGACGAAGCGGAACTCCAGGACTGGGTAAATATCGACGGGACCGACACCGATACCGACGGCGGGGAGAATAACCGCATGGTGACAGGCGGAATCGCCCGCACGACAGACGCGGGTGAATTCCTCTCCCTGGCCCTGGATGAGGACTATTATCCGGTGATCGTTTACTACGACAACATCGGAAAGACCCTGCGGCTGGCCCGGACGGGAAGCACGGCCCCTCAGGACGATGAGAACCAGTGGACTCGTCAGGAGGTATTTCTGCCGGATGATCCCAACAAGGACTTTAACGGCAAACACATTTCCGCTGTTGTGGACGACCAGGGATATCTGCATATCTCCTTCTGGAGCGATGATACGGGGTATCTGTACTATATCAAATCCGACAACAACCCCGAAAACGGCGGAGCCTATTCCTTCGGATACTCCCAGATAGTTGATGATACCGGGACGGCGGGAATCTATTCGGACATAAGCCTCAACCGTGCCCCCGGAACGGATGAACCCTATATCGCCTACCTGAATTCCGCCAGAATGAATACCCGGGACGGGATAAAGCTCGCCTTCTACGACGCGGTGAAAGGCGGCTGGGAGTATGTGGTTATCGCAAACAACACCATCGTGACGGAAAAACGGGTCAGTATTGAGTATGTCAGAGGAGGAAGCCCTGACTGGCAGGCGGCCTTCGGCTACGCGTCGGCGGACCGTTTTGAGTTGAACTATCTGATGCCGGAGGTGCCCTAG